The DNA segment GAGCAATAGTGTGGtatgggctgcccagagaggctgtggagtcttCCTCACTGGAGATGTTCCAGAACCATCCGGACACAATCCTTTGCTATGTGCTCTGGAATGACCCTGTTTGAACAGGGAGGCTTGAGCAGATGGACCCACTGTggttccttccagcctgacccatgCTGTGGTTCTGTGTATCAATCAAACCCATCCTCGCCTTTTGATAGTTTTTTTGTCAGAAATTCTCCACTACCAGCAGTTTGTCTCTTTCTAGAACTGTACATGGATGATGTGAGCTGCGTTCCTCCCGGCTGCGCTCAGGTGTGAGCGCCGGCAGCCACAGCCGTGCCCGCGGCCCTCAGGCCCCTgggactacagctcccggcGTGCCccgcgggcggagcggggcggcaCTGCGGGCCGGGAGCGCCCCGAGCCGCGCCGGCCGCAGCCCTCAGGCCTTAGGACTACAGCTCCCGGCGTGCCccgcgggcggagcggggcggcaCTGCGGGTCAGGAGCGCCCCGAGCCGCGCGGGCCGCGGCCCTCAGGCCCTgggactacagctcccggcGTGCCccgcgggcggagcggggcggcaCTGCGGCCGCGGCCATGCCGCTGTGGCTGCGGGAGCACAGCTGGCGCCAGACCCTCAGCGCCGTGTACCTCTCGCTGCCCTTGCGCGGCGCCCGGGCCACCCCCGGCAGCATCTTCTGCAGCGAGCGGTACCTGAAGGTGGGCGGCGCGCCCCTCTCGCCTCACGGGGCTCGGGCCGCGCAGGGCCGCGGGGTTCCTGCGGAGCCCTGCGCCATGGCAACCCTGCGGGTTGATAACCTTTATCTGTGATCGCCTCCTGGTGCGCTGCGGGCTGTTAAACGTGCCTTTAGCACTGCTCATTCCCTACTGCCGCTCAACAGGTGCCAGCTGCCTTTACTCTCAGAAATGGACCGAATTTATACATTTGATTATACTGCGGATAATAATCCTAAATTCGAAATACACAGCTTCTGTTGCAGTGCTGAAGAACCAACTTTTTCAATGCCATTAATAAAAAATCTAACCTTGTGACGACCCACCCTTAACGGGAAGGAAGCACCTTCTCTGGACTTGTACAAACCACAGTGGATACAAAGCAAATTAGTTCTATCAATAATAGCTGTTTCTTGGGGTTTGCTGTATGCTTGTGCTAAGTGTTTTGAATATGCAAAAGTTAAtttaaagtaataaatattagtacaaattatatttttgtagGTAAGCATCCCTCCCTTTTTGTTTGAAGCTGTTTTATACGCTCCTATCGATGACACCAATAGCACAGCAAAGATtggaaatggaaacattttcttcactttATATAAAAAAGAACCGGCCATGTGGGATTCCCTAACTCTAGCAAACAGTAAGTGCTCTACTCTGGAAATTGGATTGTGTGTAAGGAAACCACTCTGTGAAACTTCTGCTGGTAGATACCTGCTCAATTCAACCTTGTtcattgttaaaaataaaagtatgtGAGAACAAAGAACATCTAGTTCTAGTGTGAATGAAACAAAGCAATATTTCTCGTAAAACTTACATTTTGTGTTTAAGCAAatcttgatttttctcttttagagATGGGCTTGGTAGACCCTGGTTTGTCGAATTGTAACCATGttgtattttccaaaataacaGAAGAAATCATGTTTTCATTAACATGATATATATTAAAAGGACACCTGGCCTAAATGActaaaatagtttattttttaagttgACAAGGAGCAACTACAATATCTGAGAGAGAATGCTGTCCTAAAAGCCcaagaaaaggcaaaagaggagacaaaagcaaggaaaattaCAAAACAGGAGCACAAAAAATATGCTTTGGAGGCCACAATGAAGGTGGGTTTAGAAGGAGCTCTGCAAGACATACATATAAACAGCTACCAACTGATCTGGCAGATGCTTTGTTAAATGTATcttaaaaaataggaaaagttCCAGTTTTTATTATGGTGGTGGTGAACCCTGTTATTTCTTTGCACTTGAAACATATTTATTACCAAGTATGAAAATGTTACTGACAAAGTGCTTAGAAGTTGCCATTTTCTGTGAGTAATACTAATGAAAGTTTTTGCTGAGAAGCTCAGATTTTTGTCTGTTCAAAGGAGAATACAGTCATGGGGCAAAACTGTAGTCTTTTGTGGCCTTTGCAGGTGTTTAGGCCTTTTGCACTatgaaaaatactgatttttaaaaaatcttacttattctttgttatattttatatcaaatttgcttttttttttgtcttttgtgtgtttgtatttttgttattctgctttttatgtatattttaagatatgttcttaaaattttaatgtatATAAAAAGTCTGGTCACTTCACTTGTGTTCAAATGATTCTTTTTTGAGCATGCCATGAAATTTTAAGATATGGACCATAAGGAGCTACAGTTAGTGACTGTCTTAGTAGCAACATTGTAACTCTTCTAAATGTGTAATAACCTCAAacaaaagaggagaaataagAAATAGTGTATTCAGATCATCacatatattttacatttctgtattCTCCAGAGATCTACATTGGAACATGGCTAGGATTTTCACTGTTTAAAAGTAAAACTTATTTCTGAATGTTTCTGGATTGTTCCTTAGGGTTGTTAGTAAAACAGTTTATAGATGAGACCTCTAAAACCTAATCAGAAATCTTCACTCTCACAGTAATTTTTAAGGATCTTAATTAACTCTGCTTGTATGGTTACATTATTGGTTACACTATGCTTGGAATACAAAACTGGGAAAAGAATGGTAACTTTAATGGATCCATGTGGGTATTATCAGATGTTATGTATCTCATAGGGGTTTTTTGTTCAAATAGCTagaggaagcagaaagaaaaagaattgaagatctgaaagaaaaggagCGGCAGAAGGTTGCTAAAGAGTTGGAGTTATggaaaaaccaacaaaaagatGGTGATACATACAAGAGCatacaaaaaaaggaagaatcatatcaagaaataaaaccattaaaagagagaaaaaatgaaaaaatgaacaaaactcAGATTCCTAAagaaggaacttctaagacaAGACTCAAATCCACAAAAGGTTGTATGATTGAACTGTACTTAATAATTCTTTAAAGTGTGGGTATAACTTTTTTCCTAGATGTTTCTAATTCATCACTTATCTTTGTCTCCACCATACTGAACCagttcttttaaaattgttattttcaGGCTTGAGCTAAAGCACATGAATTCTTAGCTTTTGTTGAAGTCTTTGGAAATACAAGGGTGGGTTTTGTTCTAAGctttagaaaattaaatcagaaagCCTTTCTGGCAGTGTGATGCAGACTTCCTGGGGGTGGAGTTTCTGTTACCCAAAGTTACCTAACTGCTGGATTTCATGGAAATATTCAAtatccttttgctctgtctgtcCTGTGTCTTGGCTCCATGGAGAGCCAATTCAGGGAACTAAACCAGCAGaagacatttaatttttttgtttgtttgatttaatAGGTTAGTTTCAGCTCTTATTGTTGCCCTGTCACCTCATCAATTTGTGCAGCATACATCAAAGTCACAGCATCATACAAACAACAAAGAGAGAGGTGCAAGAGGAGTTAAGGTTCATTTGTGACAGATGCTGTataattccatttatttacTTGCtacattaggaagaaaaattgtttgAACCTTCCCTTCAAAAGAACAACTTTAAACTTTTCTCAAGTGATTAAAAGTTTAATTCTAATGTGCCACATTTCTAAGTCAGGTGTACTTTGGACTTTGgtagaaaaccagaaaaatcttttgcttcatttttaatttccagtgcTCTAACTCTTTTCATAGGTTCCTGCAGTATATTTTCAGAGAATTTAAAGGAAGAACAGTTACCAGCTCCCCGAGCTGCTGCTACAATTAAAGTCAACTTCACTCCACGAGttttccccacagctctgcGAGAATCTCGTGTtgcagaagaggaggaggtaaGGTGGGGAATTATTTATTGTGTCAATACAAAAATAGTGTCTGTGCCAAGCAAAGTTACCTGTTCAATGTCCTTGTCTTCCAAGGAAGGCAGTCTTATTTAAATCaagatataaagaaaaatttgtatataaaaattattttcaccaTATGGTTGTGCAGATTAATAAATAACATATTCCTTTTttgggagggggagaaaaagcagcaataatAATTCCTTGAagtacaaaatttaaaatatcctaATTATTATATTTAAGGTTCTTTCAGTTCTGTCTTAAAAGGAGCTCACAGCTCTTTTGAGCTTTATTCAATGAACACAAAGTAATCTTGAAAGATCAAGACAGACAAGTAAACAAAAATGTATTAGAGATGTGGTAACCTGACTTTTCAtggtaataaaatatttggggaaaCTTTGAAGTTTTTCATATTGGacacaaatattttcctctgtcCAAAATATGTGGTGAATAAAATTCTTTTGATAAGTATTagtgaagaaatgaaaagaaaatcctttcttGGATTTGAAtttttgcttcagaaataaTACTAGCACATTTTGGTTTTTACAGTGGCTACATAAACAAGCAGAAGCTCGAAGGATAATAAATTCTGATTTATCTGAGCTGGAAGATttaaaagaagaggagaagaatcCAGATTGGTTAAAGGACAAAGGAAAGTAAGTTACATTCCACTTGAAgatgtattaaaaattaattagtttTATGGTGTTTGTCTATTGTTCAGTTTTGGTATATTATATTTATTCTAGACAGAGTTGTTGAATGTCTAGAGTAGTCATGGTAGTTGTACTAGAGATTTTCTTGACAGCATATGGGTTAGAATCTGATAAATCATGAGATGCATTTGTTGAAGCTCATGATGAACAAAATAATTGTAAACACTTTATGCATATTCTTCTTTGAACAAAGTTGAGGCAGTGCACTATTATACCTAAGTAGATTAAATTTCATTTGTACTTTTTAGTGAGAGGTTAAACATCTGTGTAAAATGAACTTTAGGAACTTGATACAAACATTGGTTTATTTATTCCATTAGGCAATCATAAGCAGATATACAAAGCTTTCAAAATTAGTCCTGTGTCTATATAAATGTGTCCACTCTTACAATTCTTCATTGCTTGTAGGCAGTGACTATTTTTGTTGTGTATCTCTAAGCTATATTGTCAGAATCAAGGTGCACTAAACTTCAGCTGTGTTGTTCTCAGAAAATGCTGTAAAGGggcatttcaaaggaaaagctgctaaaacctcaaatttttgaaaataagttAACAATTAGTAGGTGTTGATTTTGTATTTATCCCCATCTTTAAAGTGCATGTTTCACTTTTTGTTTGCTCCTTAGTAAAATGTTTGCCATGGGAGACTACCTTGGGGCAGTAAATGCGTATAACCTTGCGGTGAGGCTGAACAGTTCACTTCCCCTGCTGTACCTGAACCGTGCTGCTTGCCACCTCAAACTGCGAAATTTACACAAAGCTATTGAGGATTCCTCCAAGGTAGAAAaatccaggagctctggctgtcaTCTTATGCATCAATGTGATTTGTTACTGTGATGGTTCTGTCTGAAGCAGATCTGTAAGTACATATTGGTACAattcaaagttttaaaattcaaaattgaTATCATGAAGCCGtggtaaaatattaaaatttgatAGTGATTAatgaaattcccaaaatttagAACAAAGCAACAATAAAATAAACCCTAAACTAAGCTTCCACACATTTGTGACAAATGGCCATATATGttttttacagataaaaatattgTAGCAATATGTACAGTATGTATGtttgaaaaaacccacaacttggagcagagaaaaacaaaaccaaagtatACTCATACATTTTCTATTATGTTGTGGTGTGCTTCATTTggttggaagaaaaaaaaatgtggtgaTGAGCAGGATAAAAAAAACTTCCAACAAACCGAACATTTTTAAAGGGCTGTATTGTCCTGATGTTTTAGCAGCTGTTATTTGTGCAACAAGAGGAATGATCTCAAATGGCACCTGAATAGTGTGGAAAAGGTTTTCCAAGAATTACTATTTTTTGAACTAGTAAGTACTTGAGACTTGgcacttggggttttttcatcttgtttttgggtttttttttctagtaacTACTAATAAAACACATGTGCTTTTTCAGtgctacttttctttttcttttgatagTATGATAGGTTATATGATGTATGAAAACAGAACATATTATTTGACTGCAATAAACATTTAACATGGTATTTGTCAATTTTTAGCCATGGCAATGTAACTGTAGTTGGCAAACTGGGGTGATGGATAACAAATCTTAATGACTAGATTCAAAACCATTTATAGTTAAATTGAATAgctattttctatttctgtttgaaTAGCTCTTATGTCACTGTGTAATAATAGTAATTAGGTGAGAGAatgtaaatcagaaaaaaaccccaaattatgGAAAAtctacttaaaatattttgtgtgttcTCATTTGTAAAGGCACTGGAACTGTTGACACCACCTGTTCCTGATAATGAGAACGCTCGAGTGAAAGCCCATGTGAGACGTGGAACAGCATTTTGTCAGCTGGAATTATACACTGAAGGTGAGGCCTTGGTTTTATGAAAACGTGCACAGGAATTTATATTACATGCAAGTAACTCTGTTTGGCTCAGTGAGGCTGCTCACACCTTTATGTTTTTCAGGAGTGACTGTGACGGAGATCTGTACAATCTGTGTCTATTTGTTATGAACCTTTATGCCACATTATTGTTTTCATAATTTACCAGATACTTGTGAAATCTTTACAAGTTTGAGAAAATGGATTGCATTCCTCATTTAAGGAGTTTTTCCActgaagatattaaaataacctgaaatatttctaaaatctTGTGAAGTGCTTAATAATATCTTTGTAAAATGAGGTAGGAAACCCATATTGATGAGTAAAATGATCCATCAGGTACATGTGATTTGTGTGACAATACCTGAATTTACAATGTCCCTATTCAGTTCCTGGAGAGTATCAGATTAGTTTTGTAAAGCAAATTTACAAGTGAAAGCTGATACTAGAAATTGAACAATATTCAAAATGTCAGTGTTGAAATACTAAGCTTTGGCCAttgtttacatttattttacttagGCATCACTTGGTTATTCCCTTACTGCTTCATTTGCACTTTGAAACGTTATAAAAAAGACTAATGTAGGCAAGATTTTACTTCCTGTACTCATTATTTGGTTTTTCCCCACAAGCTCTAGTTTTCATAGTTCATGTCTCTTTTTGTCCTTATTTTCACCCAGGatcatttccttttctgcagaacACTTCAGAACAGTCCcctcatgcacacacacatatataggTGTGAATGAAGAGGCTctattttcatgtttcaaaaCATGAAGATGTTTATGTGGTAGAGTGTTTCCACTAATATGTTTTGTAAAATaagataaacaaaaaaaataagtttatttacTGATGGAAGCTAAACTGATGTCATTCTGATGCCATCTTACTTAAGGACAAACCTCAAGATCGATTCTTTATGCATATGACTGGGGAGTAGTTATTTCCAGTTAGCTGCTAAAGAGGATGCTCTTGCATTATTGACTGATATTCTTATTAATGTGTCTATATTAGGTCTTCAGGATTATGAAGCAGCTCTCAAGATCGAtcctagaaataaaaatatagaaaaagatGCTGAGAAGATTCGACATCTAATTCAAGGAACAATGCAAagttcttaatttaaaaaaatatatagaaaaagaAACTCTTTGGTGCCTTTGAGGATATCAGAAGGAATCTTATTTCTCTTCAGTGTGTGTTACCTAGACATTTTTCTACTTTACTGGGAACACTTAAAAAATTGGTAAAAGACTGGATATATTATTAGAAAGTATAGTATTATAAACATGAttagatatattttaaatatgtcaTATTGTCAAAGTTGTcataatttgctttttgttaGCGTTCTGTATCACTCTGACAATCTGAAACCCTGGACTTGAATCAGTTCCTTTTTGTTAAGTCTTCTTTCCCAACTGGGACCATTTCAATTACATttctttcagcagcagttttagcaaacttctgaattttttgCATCAGTCTCTTTCCTGAATACCATTTATGACTGATTGCTGTCTTTATAATAAAGTATTTATCAGGCAGATATATGGTATTGTGTGCAAATTTTATAGTGTTATATCTGGGAGAAGGTGGCAGGCATTGTTTCCAGCTATTTTACTTAGAGCCTTGGGAGGAGTGCTGAGGTGAGTCAGAAATGGCTGAGGTAGTTGCTGCCCCTGCTTCCCCACAGAAAACTGCTGCATTGCACTGGAAGGGGccaaaaatactgttttataaCAGCTGGAAGGAGGGCAGTGCAGCAGTTGGAGTGCCTCAATTGGGTGTAATGCTATACTTGCGCatcttgctgttttcttttttttttttttttttttaaggaggaGAGACTAACAATGGGAGAAAGATAGATACATCTTATTCAACCCATCTTACTCAGCCTTTCAACTAACAGGGCAAAGCATTTCAAATTTGTTAAGTGTTTGTGGTCAGAGCAAATATTGCTCAAGATGTATATTGAAATACATACATGGCAGAAAGTGAGGAACTTCACACTTTGACCTTATTTAGTAAACTGTGGACAGTGGTAATTTGACTCAGTGACATTgaagaaagtaaaattttagATTAATGTCAATTTCTGCATTAGTGATGAGTATAGAAAATATCTTAATATGTGTGGCAGAAAGTTAGTATGgataatgaaaatatgaatatgaGTAAGAATAGAGTGAGACTGTGGGTGATTTTGATTTAGTTCTAACTTTTTTTCTAAGATACAGGAATTTGAAAAATAGAACCCTAGAGAAATGTACAAGTGACTGTGCTTCCTCACTCATGTTCACATGCgtgagtttttatttttattcttttcctctgtaGGTAGTGAGTTATCATATGACAAATACTTCTTGGTCTGTTTATGGAAAGTGCTCCAGTGCTGTATTGATGAGGCTGCTGTAAACTCTGACTAAAGTACCTCCCTTAGTGCTGCTGAGCAAGCCAGTTACaacctgctgcttttcagaggtGCAATGAAGgcttttttgtttctcagtaaTGTAAGAAATGAAGCCAACACTTAAGTTGCTGTCTTAGATAAAACTTGAGTAAGACATTGAGTTTCTTAATGAGCCCTGTTGtcatttcccatttattttttgttccaGTACCAGAGCTCTGTGGGGGTCTATACCTCTGGGATTTTGGATCTGTTTGTACAGTGCCTGTTGATGAGATGTGGTCTAGGAGCGTCAGTGGGAGTCAGGAGCTGCCTTATCCAGTCTGAGTGGCTCTTGGGACAGTTTTTCCTGAAGCAGCAGACTATCCAAATTACTCAATTCCCAGTCATCAGAGTTTTTCCACCTGAGGCAAAGATTTGTTGTCCATATACAGCacctttgcttttttattttgtttagtttgtttgttttgttttgttttggcgGGGGAACGTTCTGGGGGTGTTCTTTggtggggctttttgtttgtttggctggttttttgggCCATGAGAGTGTGGGTGGTggctgtttgttttctccttaCGCTGGTGTGTAACGGAGCAcatctgggagctgctgtcccctgcccgGCTCTCCCAGGCCACACCGGCACGGGCTCCCGCGCTGGAGGCGCTCCGGCCCGCGGGGCCCTCGCCGGGCGGCGCGGCGTTGCCGTGGCGGGGCCGGTCCCCGGGGCCGCGGCGGTGCCCGGGCCGCTCCGAGCGCTGTGGCCGCCGGGCCGCGGCGGTGCCCGGGCCGCTCCGGGCGCTGAGGCCGCCGGGCCGCGGCGGTGCCCGGGCCGCTCCGGGCGCTGTGGCCGCCGGGCCGCGGCGGTGCCCGGGCCGCTCCGGGCGCTGTGGCCGCCGGGCCGCGGCGGGGCGCGGGCTCCGCTCGccggggcgctgcgggcgcCGCCCCGCGCGCAGGCGCCGGCCCGGGCGGGCCGGGTTGTTTGTGACGGCGTCACCggcggctgcggccgcggcCCCTCGTCCGTGCCGGGCCCCGCCAGGGCCGCGCTCAGGTaagcggcgggagcggcccgCGGGGGCGGCcgccctgccccggcccggcccggctcggggagctccgggggcgcggcggggagGGGCCGCCGGAGCGGGGCAGAGCCgcggcgccggggccgggcggccgcTCCCGGTGCGGGGAGCCGCGagcggggccgtgcggggcggcggcgctCGGGGGCGAGCGGGTCCGGGCGGGGGTCAGCGCCctgccggccccggcccggggcGCTGGCGTTTGCCAGCTTCCTCCTCTGCCATCGCCTGCGCTGCCTCGCCGGCTGATGCAAGGTGCTGTTTCATAAACAGCGTCCTGCGCTCCGGCCGCGCTGGCGCCGCGCCGCGCTCGGCTCAGGTGCGCTCCGGGAACACCTGCGCGGCACCGAGCGCGGAATGCCCCTGCGAGAGCCCGGCTTGTGGAAACCGCGTTGGTCTTTCCATTAAAACATggaaatattctgttttcaaCATGGGTTGCTAAATATATTCTTAGAGAAGAATGCTGGTTAGGGGGAGAAATTGCCACTtagcaaaaataataaacttcCATGAGAACCCTGACGTGTAATAGCACCGAgcctgtttttatttctcttatgCAGCAAAGAATCAGCTGTAGAAGAGAACTGAGAGCTTTTACTTGGAATGACAGCACAGCAAACTGTAGAACACATTCCTGTTTCTCTTGGTGCCTGTTACTCATCTTTCAACCTTATtgaagtttgttttgttttcttttttagtcCAGGAAAGCCTCTTTTTAGATGATAGAGCTTAAGGGTTTATTTAGACTGGAGTGGTTCTTCTTGTTAAGACTGGTATTTATTCTGCTTCAGAGTGGATAAATAGGATGTGGTatctcagatttatttttgtatacATACCTTGCATAACTTGGTATTGTGTTATCAGCAATACATATGGCTGTAAGCTTTTACACCTTATGTTTACATTTCACTGACGATAGGAAAATAGTTCACACTTTTGAATTCCTGCCCCTCTTCCCCAAATACATACTAATTGAACTCTGAACATAATGGATATTTAATTTGTCCAGATAGAAATTAAGAAGGTGATGTCAGAAGTGGCTATGAACAGTGAGCATACAAAACCAGTTTACCACGGGAtgtggttttggttgggtttttttccccagtctttCCTTCTGGCTTGGCCTGACATAGAGGAGATGTGTAACACTCTAGTGTATCCTCCAGTTATCCTGCTGTAACTGGACTAGAACCCATTAGTGTCATCTTGATTCATTAGGAAGTCTGAAGGCTTTGTCTTTTTAATTCCTGCTCAAAGCTAtcctttttttataaaaaaaagttgCATTCAGGAAGACAGTGGCAGCATTTCCAGCCCCTTTAGGCTGGTTGGAGAAGCATACTGGTTCTTAGTGGGTCTTTGTCATTTGGTGGAGAATCAAACTGGAGAAGATTTTGTGAGTGGGTCAGTTTAGCCATTGGGTTCAAATTAGTCTTCTGGTTTTCAGTGTATTTAAGGGATTGAATTTGACCTTGGATTTAGTTATGATTATGTGTGTTTTATTAATCTGTTACTAAAATAAGCTGTTTAGCTGATGCTTGAAGTTTAGGAACACTGTACCTaggtaattttttattaaagctTTTAGGTCTTTTTGATCTTTTAGATCTAACAAAGTAATAAAATGGTTTAATTTTGGTAACTGTTTTACATGTGTATGTTTGGTGAAGGTACCTGTAGGAATACATTTACCCTAAAGGTGCCCTTCAGTCTGATGCCAAACTATCTATATATTGTAATTTGGCTAAATATAGCAGTTCTAACCATAAGCTTTGGTGTTCTTCTAactattctttttaaaaaaatcaattatttttcttaatattaaaagcttttttattttggtgattTATCACCTGTCTGCAGCTAAATATGCACTATTAGTTTAATATTCTGGttgaatataaataaataacttttaacTGAAGGCCTTTTATCAAGACAAGTGAgcaatagaaattattttttgtctgcttgtttctctgtatttttttttttaatgtattttgatGATGTTGGTACCCACGTAGGTCCTGAAGCTTTTGTTTGGGATGGGAAGACAGATGCTTATGTGGAAGCCAAAGCCATGGTTGTATGTTGAGAGCAGAAGATAGATTTGGGTTTCTGCAGTGCTCAGTTCCCTGTCAGTGTGTTCTGtagctgcagaggcagagcaggttGGTGTTTCTGTGTTAGCCAGGGCCCAGGGTGAAATGCAGAGTTAGCTGGAGGAAGAGAGATGTTGCAATGTCCAGCACAGTCTGCAGTTACAATTTGGGCTTTCAAAATCTGCAGATGCACTTGTATCAAACTGCCCTGAAGTTGTCTTTTAAGAATTCACTTTGGATTTTGCAGGGTAGTGATGTTTGTGGCAGGTGACGAGTTCTGGTGCTGGGAGTTGCCTTCCTGTGAAAGGaatgttgctgctgctggatgccCAGTCAAATTTAGGGTAATTAATGACAGCAAGCAGATGTCATTGCCCATTTAAACTCTAGAACTTAGTCTTTGCCATTTGGGCATTTGTTATTTTCCTGATTGAAGAAGtatggtttaaaaataaatgacagtttaaaaaaagttgATCCTTGTGTGCAGTGTGACttaaacaaacccaaacaactcAAACCAAAATAGATTTCTTCCCAACCCCTCCCAGCCTGACATTCCCTGGTTGAGATTCCAGGAAAAACACTaatgagggaagaaaaatatatacagGAAAAAGACAACCA comes from the Oenanthe melanoleuca isolate GR-GAL-2019-014 chromosome 10, OMel1.0, whole genome shotgun sequence genome and includes:
- the DNAAF4 gene encoding dynein axonemal assembly factor 4 isoform X1, coding for MPLWLREHSWRQTLSAVYLSLPLRGARATPGSIFCSERYLKVSIPPFLFEAVLYAPIDDTNSTAKIGNGNIFFTLYKKEPAMWDSLTLANIDKEQLQYLRENAVLKAQEKAKEETKARKITKQEHKKYALEATMKLEEAERKRIEDLKEKERQKVAKELELWKNQQKDGDTYKSIQKKEESYQEIKPLKERKNEKMNKTQIPKEGTSKTRLKSTKGSCSIFSENLKEEQLPAPRAAATIKVNFTPRVFPTALRESRVAEEEEWLHKQAEARRIINSDLSELEDLKEEEKNPDWLKDKGNKMFAMGDYLGAVNAYNLAVRLNSSLPLLYLNRAACHLKLRNLHKAIEDSSKALELLTPPVPDNENARVKAHVRRGTAFCQLELYTEGLQDYEAALKIDPRNKNIEKDAEKIRHLIQGTMQSS
- the DNAAF4 gene encoding dynein axonemal assembly factor 4 isoform X2; amino-acid sequence: MATLRVSIPPFLFEAVLYAPIDDTNSTAKIGNGNIFFTLYKKEPAMWDSLTLANIDKEQLQYLRENAVLKAQEKAKEETKARKITKQEHKKYALEATMKLEEAERKRIEDLKEKERQKVAKELELWKNQQKDGDTYKSIQKKEESYQEIKPLKERKNEKMNKTQIPKEGTSKTRLKSTKGSCSIFSENLKEEQLPAPRAAATIKVNFTPRVFPTALRESRVAEEEEWLHKQAEARRIINSDLSELEDLKEEEKNPDWLKDKGNKMFAMGDYLGAVNAYNLAVRLNSSLPLLYLNRAACHLKLRNLHKAIEDSSKALELLTPPVPDNENARVKAHVRRGTAFCQLELYTEGLQDYEAALKIDPRNKNIEKDAEKIRHLIQGTMQSS
- the DNAAF4 gene encoding dynein axonemal assembly factor 4 isoform X3, with translation MWDSLTLANIDKEQLQYLRENAVLKAQEKAKEETKARKITKQEHKKYALEATMKLEEAERKRIEDLKEKERQKVAKELELWKNQQKDGDTYKSIQKKEESYQEIKPLKERKNEKMNKTQIPKEGTSKTRLKSTKGSCSIFSENLKEEQLPAPRAAATIKVNFTPRVFPTALRESRVAEEEEWLHKQAEARRIINSDLSELEDLKEEEKNPDWLKDKGNKMFAMGDYLGAVNAYNLAVRLNSSLPLLYLNRAACHLKLRNLHKAIEDSSKALELLTPPVPDNENARVKAHVRRGTAFCQLELYTEGLQDYEAALKIDPRNKNIEKDAEKIRHLIQGTMQSS